Below is a window of Tolypothrix bouteillei VB521301 DNA.
TATATTATTCTCTCGTTGCAAGAGTATTTAAAATAGGTTGAAAAGGTTGCAATAAAATACCCAAAATTTTATCAGCTTCTTTAATATAATATTCAACTGAATCTATATAAACAGTTGTTTTTTCTATAAATAAAAATCTCCAATTAGTCCCGGTAGTCACAGATCCATAGATACGTTCAACGTCATTTTCCTGACTTTGATTAAATAATTGTGCTCCCACCATTGCTGCAATGCACTGACCAAAACCACCGTTAATATCTTCTTTCTTTGCTTCAAAAATAACCGTGACAGGAGCAGAAATAAATAATTGTTCTTGTGAATAACTGATAATATAATCGCAAAATCCTTGCAAACCTTTGGTAGCATCAACATTAAATTCATTTCCAGAAAATAGCGATATTTGATTTTTTAATAACTTTCTTGTTTCCGCTAAAATTGGTGCAATCAAAAACTCCGAGCGTGCTTTTTCTGTTGCTATTGAAGTAGCCAAAGGGATGTAATCGCTCAAGATAGTTCTCAGTGTTTCGGAGGGTGGAACTGGTTTTACATTACCAAACAAATTCCCCGTTTCATCAAGTGTTAAGCCAAAACTTTCTTTAACGTTAGGAAGATTAAAATCACTATATGCCATTTTTCTACCTCATAATATCTCTTGGTGTATCTAAATACATAGAGAGGCTGTACTGTATAATTTATAACAAAATATAGATTGATTTGTCCGATTTGATAACCGCTGCTACTATAACTTTGCTATCAACGCTACCAAAGCAGTATAACTGCTATAGCAGTCTTAAATTATCGGTGAAAAGTTAGCCCTCCGACTTCTTCAAATAGCCAAGGATTTGGACACAGTAGATTGTCACAAATTAAATAAGATTGTTGTAAAGTCCTTCTTCCCCAAAACTCGATCGTATATTATGACTCCTACTTTATTTGGTCGCTGGCAAACTCGATTGTTATTACTTGCTACTGTAGGTGTAGTGGTATCTATACCTTTTGGGATTGGGTGGATAGGTTCTTATCCCAGTACGGCTTATTTTTGGATACTAGCTTATGTTGCTGTCTTTGGTTTGGGATGGGATTTGGTTTACGACCAAATTCAAAAATACCGTTGGGATCGAGATTGGCCTGCAGCTTATCAACTCTTGGCTGGTATCTGGGAAATGATATTTATCTGGTTTGCAGTGGGTATCTTTCGTATCTTGCCTATACCCAGCTATCCTCCGTTAGCTGTGTTTCTACAGCATTACAGTATTGTATGGCTATCAGTTTTTATTGTCTCCCAAAGTTTGATGCGGATTATTTTTGTTCGTTGGCGCTTCCGAGGTGGACAGTGGTTTTGACACTCCCACACCTAGAAGGTGTGGGATTCTTGAAGACTAAGCCAAGTCCCCAATATCCCATAAACTCAATTGAGTTGGCGAGTTCCCAGGCACACCGCGTTTGCCATCACTGGCACGATATTGTTTCCTTTTAACCATTGTTGATTCAACGGTGGGCGTTTCAAACAGTTTTAACTGTTTGGGTTCCGCAGAGTCCCTGCGTACCTTTTTTAATTTTTTAATATTTAATCCGTTTTGTTGTATTGTGCGATTTTTGATATTAACAGCTGCCTGTTTGTCTGCATGGGTTTCGTATCCACACGCAACGCACGTAAACTTTTCTCCAAAACGAGACAAAGCATCTATGACACCGCATTTAGAACAAGTACGAGAAGTGTTTTTTGGATCTACTTTGAAAAAACTTTTTCCCGACTTTGCAGCCGTGTACTGGATTTTTTCTATCAAAGTACCCCATGAAGCATCGGAGATGGAACGATTCAAGCCACGTTTTTGACTTTGACCATTCTTGAGAAAGCGACCTTGCTTAACATCATCGGGTTGAGGCTTGCACTTTGCCTTCATCCCTTTGATGTTTAAATCTTCTACACTAACAGCGTCCGCTTTTCTGACTATTTTGTTAGCTACAAACCACTGATAAGCATTACGTTTGTCAGCGTGCTTTTTGTGGAGCCTACCTACTTTTTGTGCTTCTTTCTTTCGATTAGCACTACCCTTCTTTTTCCTAGATAAACGTCGCTGCCTGATTTTTAAAGTCCGTTTACTTTTTTTAGAAGTACTGGGGCGAGGATTGACAAAATCCGTTCCATCCGAGCAATGAACAAGCTTTGTTATCCCCATATCTAGAGATATCAGAGTATTTATCTCTCTAGGATTGGGAAAATTAGGGATTTCCTTATTCTCGATTAAAATACTTCCGTACCATCCATCTGCCTTTTTTCGCATAGTGACTGTACGAATTTCAAATCCTGTAGGTATAGTTCGAGAATTAAAAAATCTCATCCAACCTATTGATGGTAAGTAAATTTTATTTTTATTTAATTTGACATCACCTGGCTTGTATTGAAATGAACGAAAATTAGATTTGTTTTTAAATGATGGAAAGCCACGACCGTGTTGAAAAAATCCTGCCATTGCTGCATCAAGACGTTTAATCAACATTTGCAACACATTTGAATGAATTGTTTTGTACCACGGTCTAGCTTGCTTTAATTCTGTCAGATATGCATCTTGCATCAAACTTGCAGAACGTTTTTTGATGAGTCCATCCTTATCTGGATTTTTCCACGGATTATGTAGGTGAGAATTTTTGCTTAACGAACAACTCAGTGGATATCGTTCAGTTTTTGTTCTAATATCGCAATATTCACCCATCACAAAGGTTTGATAGTATCCATCAATGCGGTCAGCCAAAAACCAGTTATACAAACTACGCTGCATATCTAACCACGAATCCATAACTTTTGATTGACTTTGATTAGGACGTAACTTGTACTGATAACTAACCTGCATCTCGAGCCTTATCCTTTTTCAACCTATTATTAGCTTGGTATACCTAGCTAAAATATGTCAACACCAAGGCCTCAGAAAAAAGCAATGAGGAACGAGCCTTTGTTTTATGATGAAGCAAAGGTTAGAAAAGCAATTTGGTTAACTCCTTCTACTTGGGACACTTTAAAACAAGTATCTGAATCTGAAGGGATTAGTGTCAGCGAATTAGTTGAAAGATGGGGACGGCACTTAAAAGTGCCTGCGGTGAGTCCAGTCCTGAACCGTGTGCGTGGCGCGAATGCGCCATAGGAGGGTTAGCCCGACCTAGGGAACTCGCGAACAAGGGAGGGCTTCCTCCCACGCCTAAAGGATGTATGTGGGTTCCTCAGTCACCCACATACTCGTGGGCTTCCGCCTTTAATTACCGTGAACTCAGTATTTCTTGTTGTTGGTAAAGCTTGTTTACGGGACAAACACAGTTATATGTTAAAAATGAGCCTCAGCTACTGTACATTACGCTGTCGTTAAGTTTAA
It encodes the following:
- a CDS encoding RNA-guided endonuclease InsQ/TnpB family protein, which codes for MQVSYQYKLRPNQSQSKVMDSWLDMQRSLYNWFLADRIDGYYQTFVMGEYCDIRTKTERYPLSCSLSKNSHLHNPWKNPDKDGLIKKRSASLMQDAYLTELKQARPWYKTIHSNVLQMLIKRLDAAMAGFFQHGRGFPSFKNKSNFRSFQYKPGDVKLNKNKIYLPSIGWMRFFNSRTIPTGFEIRTVTMRKKADGWYGSILIENKEIPNFPNPREINTLISLDMGITKLVHCSDGTDFVNPRPSTSKKSKRTLKIRQRRLSRKKKGSANRKKEAQKVGRLHKKHADKRNAYQWFVANKIVRKADAVSVEDLNIKGMKAKCKPQPDDVKQGRFLKNGQSQKRGLNRSISDASWGTLIEKIQYTAAKSGKSFFKVDPKNTSRTCSKCGVIDALSRFGEKFTCVACGYETHADKQAAVNIKNRTIQQNGLNIKKLKKVRRDSAEPKQLKLFETPTVESTMVKRKQYRASDGKRGVPGNSPTQLSLWDIGDLA